The Kluyvera intermedia genome includes the window TCGAGAAATGACTTGGCAATAAGAATGGTCGGGTCACCGGTCATCCCTTCATGCATTGAACCAAAAATCCCTGTGCCGCTGGCGCAGAACAGAACGATGATGGCGACAAAACTCTGAATAAAGTTCGCATGCGAGTTATTTTTACCGGGCTTGAGCATGCGTTTTTGCATGCGGGCAACTGCACTGTTGATGCCTTTTTCCAGGAAGCAAATCTCACCAATCAGCGCGCCGATAAGCGTTGCTAACACCATCACCGGCATGTTGGCGCATTTGATCACCAGCAGCAGGCCAATGCCCAGCGATGCGAGACCAAAAATAGAGGTCATCGACACGCGAAGACGTTCCGGCAAACGCTGGCTTAGCAGCGCACCAATCAAACCGCCAACTAGCACGGCACCGGCATTAATAAAAGGCCCGATGACCATATTCACTCCTGTTAATTATCTCTGGATCCTGCATTATTATGGATCGTTTAATCGGTTCAGTGCTTGTGTTTCCGTGGTGTGAGTGCATAAATATTTCGTCTTGCACCCTCAGAATAAAGGTGCAATGATTGCGCGAAATTTCTCCTTTCCTGATGGGGCAGCCTGCAATGACATTCTTGCCATTACAACGCCACTTCGCCTGCTGGCGAAGGCCTGCCCGTTCACCATTCACCATGCGGTGAAGACAACGCACGCTCACTGCAGGACAACAGTAAGATTAGACAATGTCTGCTTTTACTGATGTCTGGCACTCGGAGCTGTAATCCAGCTGCACCCAGACGCTTCGTGGGGCAAAGCCAAAGGCTTTGCCCAGGGCTTATTACTTTCCCTGCCGGGTTGTTACGCTTATGAAATCAATGAATATTGCTGCCAGTCGCGAACTGGTCTCTCGTCTGTCCACCCATCGCGGCGTGGTCGCGCTGGACAGTACCGACTTTACCGATGTTGCAGCAGTCGTCATGACGGTGGCGGACAGCCACAGTGGCATTCTGGCCTTACTCAAACGCACCGGTTTTAACCTGCCGGTGTTCGTGCTGACGGTGGACAGCATGGCTGCACCTGAAGGCGTTAACGCGGTTATTACGGGCAAAGAACAGGAGTGGCTGGAGCTGGAAGCTGCGGCCTGTCGCTATGAAGACAATCTTCTGCCGCCGTTCTTTGATACCCTGACGCAGTACGTCGAGATGGGCAATAGCACCTTTGCCTGCCCAGGGCATCAGCACGGCGCGTTCTTCAAAAAGCACCCGGCAGGTCGCCAGTTCTATGAGTTTTTTGGTGAGAACGTCTTTCGCGCCGATATGTGCAACGCCGACGTTAAGCTGGGCGATTTACTGATCCACGAAGGATCGGCTAAGCACGCACAGAAGTTCGCGGCGAAGGTGTTCAACGCCGACAAAACTTACTTTGTGCTAAACGGTACGTCGGCGGCCAACAAGGTGGTGACCAACGCGCTGCTGACCCGTGGCGATCTGGTGCTGTTCGACCGGAATAATCACAAATCCAACCACCACGGTGCGCTGATTCAGGCGGGCGCCACGCCGGTCTATCTGGAAGCGGCGCGTAACCCGTTCGGATTTATCGGCGGGATTGATGAACACTGCTTTGATGACGGTTACCTGCGCGAGCTTATCCGCGAAGTGGCTCCGCAGAAGGCCGATGCCGCGCGTCCGTTCCGTCTGGCGATTATCCAGTTGGGCACCTACGACGGCACTATCTACAATGCCCGCCAGGTGGTAGATAAAATCGGCCATCTGTGCGACTACATCCTGTTTGACTCCGCATGGGTCGGCTACGAACAGTTTATCGATATGATGGCTGACACCTCGCCGTTGCTGCTGGATCTTAACGAAAACGATCCGGGCATTTTTGTTACCCAGTCGGTGCATAAACAGCAGGCCGGGTTCTCGCAAACCTCGCAGATCCACAAAAAAGACAACCACATTCGCGGCCAGGCGCGCTTTTGCCCGCACAAGCGGCTGAACAATGCCTTCATGCTGCATGCTTCAACCAGCCCGTTCTACCCGCTGTTCGCGGCGCTGGATATCAACGCCAAAATCCACGAAGGGGAGAGCGGACGCCGCCTGTGGGCGGAATGCGTGACGTTAGGCATTGAAGCGCGTAAAGCCATTGTGGCGAACTGCAAAATGATCCAGCCGTTTATCCCGCCGATCGTTGATGGGCGTCCGTGGCAGGATCATCCGACCCATACTATCGCCAGCGAACGCCGCTTCTTCAGTTTTGCGCCGGGTGCGCACTGGCACGGCTTTGATGGCTACGCGCAGGATCA containing:
- a CDS encoding DUF554 domain-containing protein → MVIGPFINAGAVLVGGLIGALLSQRLPERLRVSMTSIFGLASLGIGLLLVIKCANMPVMVLATLIGALIGEICFLEKGINSAVARMQKRMLKPGKNNSHANFIQSFVAIIVLFCASGTGIFGSMHEGMTGDPTILIAKSFLDFFTAMIFACSLGFAVCAISIPMLVIQLSLAFCAFLILPFTTSAMMADFTAVGGLLLLATGLRICGIKMFAVVNMLPALLLAMPISAAWTAFFA
- a CDS encoding ornithine decarboxylase; this translates as MKSMNIAASRELVSRLSTHRGVVALDSTDFTDVAAVVMTVADSHSGILALLKRTGFNLPVFVLTVDSMAAPEGVNAVITGKEQEWLELEAAACRYEDNLLPPFFDTLTQYVEMGNSTFACPGHQHGAFFKKHPAGRQFYEFFGENVFRADMCNADVKLGDLLIHEGSAKHAQKFAAKVFNADKTYFVLNGTSAANKVVTNALLTRGDLVLFDRNNHKSNHHGALIQAGATPVYLEAARNPFGFIGGIDEHCFDDGYLRELIREVAPQKADAARPFRLAIIQLGTYDGTIYNARQVVDKIGHLCDYILFDSAWVGYEQFIDMMADTSPLLLDLNENDPGIFVTQSVHKQQAGFSQTSQIHKKDNHIRGQARFCPHKRLNNAFMLHASTSPFYPLFAALDINAKIHEGESGRRLWAECVTLGIEARKAIVANCKMIQPFIPPIVDGRPWQDHPTHTIASERRFFSFAPGAHWHGFDGYAQDQYFVDPCKLLLTTPGINAETGRYTEFGIPATILAHYLRENGIVPEKCDLNSILFLLTPAETSEKLAQLVAMLGQFEQHIEDDTPLADVLPTIYNKYPVRYRDYTLRELCQEMHDLYVSFDVKDLQKAMFRKESLPAVLMNPQDANSEFIRGNVELVRISEAQGRIAAEGALPYPPGVLCVVPGEVWGGAVQRYFLALEECVNLLPGFSPELQGVYSEKDADGIMRLYGYVLK